One Labrus mixtus chromosome 22, fLabMix1.1, whole genome shotgun sequence genomic window carries:
- the zgc:113263 gene encoding uncharacterized protein zgc:113263 isoform X2, with translation MEINNRTESGSSRGNDLPVHYYRLLAPPLQLLSAAVWQVVQQGLVDHYGMLEEFVTMVTELVPELMNYSQRAQLILGLRARLVLEMCRGEHPADMQTIQPHLDRIKAPVSSAKDHHVTINQVEESEVNFVELVHSLLEDPSERKYFFQEIFPVYFGPKYDEALEMLVWEFISRLEELLPVPDFTQLAALLRDAPSFLDDCLQSFFPPEDMKAVLKHHRNLGHFEEKDPRLLPMDDCILSSLSLPPGTKAAIKSTSCTPAFKDSNPPEHQGRLTAPFSTSSLERASRTSEGPKETRVPGSQERNAQSSFSTQTCDETIDLTASNETTHPDSAAGDNSQSLRGGRVLRKRKLSGGVDIPNSKQPPEGAHFLNSSVDDVNSGESPLISIWGEYTDSQEGPLPVITDSKVPWSDEETLHLIDIWGKDSVQRALKGCLKNRHIFTQIAHRMSERGYMRSVEQCQTRIKRLKKSFRQNNRGSSRIEYKFYEQLQHVLGSSAPSAVPEVTYDVEEVVDEEQDGDHDLQFVGHTSRLEIGTRSVPWTDLETLTLINTWGEDRMQHELRGIHRTGHIFSVISDKMAAQGFSRTPEQCQTRLKRLRSSFRQCYQNNMKGQEQVECKFYNELGRILVKDFLSGPQEEETPSGEPEDNDVPSSTGPDAESAVGVQEDRKKVPWSDKETIILLELWGDQQVQKSMRRYPHNGHIFTEISQKLNANSYSRSPDQCHTRIKRLKANYRQCRENMSSSGSDRVDFKFYDLLEQILDKQPSTSSTIITDSIEISEDSNSESVTETDGEVNMSTDKPAPSSWSDGETLALMEIWGVEDVQTALRGFVHNGHIYAEISERMQELGFLKTSEQCRWKVKSLRNNFRHCYDRKKSGRRVDYRFYNQLEQILGHEAVSLDEYDERDEQADLDPESSADGVTTAWTEQETVALVEVWATDDVQHSLKTCVRNGHIFADIAERMTATGYPRSAEQCQTRIKRLKKAYRRFCNSRRSGRPVTFRYFHLLAPVLGDDSVLAGRDNTAADSNSQPVMDKDRDMYDQPSGSHLLSDLSRKTPWSDQETRTLLEIWGEDPVQLTLRGCQKNRHVFEYISEKMCERGFIRTSEQCYTRIKRLKHGFLHEKEEFKFFSEMDEIFRSEPQADSQLADTSIPDEPDDYQVVSGQKTGIQWMAESSKLPWSDGETEALLDVWGSEEIQENLKGCTKNKHIFIQISEVMTSQGYMRTPEQCQSRIKRLRANFRQFLEGRKGDKQECKFFDQMVQIFGSKYVTNNDGLTDDTADVIGT, from the exons ATGGAAATAAACAACAGGACTGAAAGTGGAAGCAGCCGAG gtAATGATCTTCCAGTCCACTACTATCGCCTCCTGGCCCCGCCCCTGCAGCTTCTATCAGCTGCAGTGTGGCAGGTCGTGCAGCAGGGACTCGTGGACCACTACGGGATGCTGGAGGAGTTTGTCACCATGGTGACAGAGCTGGTCCCAGAGCTGATGAACTACAGTCAGAGAGCTCAGCTCATCCTGGGACTCAGAGCCAGG cTTGTTCTGGAGATGTGTCGAGGCGAGCACCCAGCTGACATGCAGACCATTCAGCCACATCTGGACAgaattaaagctcctgtcagCTCTGCCAAAGATCACCAT gtgACCATCAACCAGGTGGAGGAATCTGAGGTGAACTTTGTGGAGTTGGTGCATTCATTACTGGAGGATCCCTCTGAGAGAAAGTATTTCTTCCAG GAAATCTTCCCCGTGTACTTTGGCCCAAAGTATGACGAGGCCCTCGAGATGCTGGTGTGGGAGTTTATATCACGACTGGAGGAGCTGCTGCCAGTTCCTGACTTCACACAG ttgGCAGCTTTACTCAGAGATGCTCCGTCATTCCTCGATGACTGTTTACAATCCTTTTTCCCGCCGGAGGACATGAAGGCAGTACTCAAACACCACAGAAACCTTGGCCATTTTGAAGAAAAGG ATCCTCGATTATTACCCATGGATGACTGcatcctctcctccctgtctctgccTCCGGGGACCAAAGCTGCCATAAAGAGTACCTCCTGCACACCTGCGTTCAAAGACTCAAACCCTCCAGAGCACCAGGGACGTCTCACTGCTCCCTTCAGCACGAGCAGCCTGGAGAGGGCGAGCAGGACGAGTGAAGGACCTAAGGAGACGAGAGTCCCGGGTTCTCAGGAGAGGAACGCACAGAGCTCATTTAGCACACAGACATGTGATGAAACAATAGACCTCACTGCATCTAATGAGACCACCCACCCCGACTCTGCAGCTGGTGACAACAGCCAAAGCTTGAGAGGAGGGCGGGTTCTCAGGAAGAGGAAGCTGAGCGGAGGAGTGGACATTCCAAACAGCAAACAGCCTCCAGAGGGCGCACATTTTTT AAACTCGTCAGTGGATGATGTGAATTCAGGTGAATCTCCTCTGATCTCCATATGGGGAGAATATACAG ACTCTCAGGAAGGCCCCCTCCCAGTTATCACAGACTCTAAAGTCCCCTGGTCAGATGAGGAGACCCTCCACCTCATCGACATCTGGGGGAAAGACTCTGTGCAGCGGGCTCTGAAGGGCTGTCTGAAGAACCGTCACATCTTCACACAGATCGCACACAGGATGTCAGAGAGAGGCTACATGAGGTCGGTGGAGCAGTGTCAGACCAGGATCAAACGTCTGAAGAAAAGCTTCAGACAGAACAACAG AGGGAGCTCCAGGATCGAGTATAAGTTTTACGAGCAGCTGCAGCACGTGCTCGGCTCGTCGGCTCCCTCAGCCGTTCCCGAGGTCACCTATGATGTGGAAGAGGTCGTCGATGAAGAGCAAGACGGAGACCATGACTTACAGTTTGTCGGCCACACAAGCCGACTGGAAATCG GGACTAGAAGTGTTCCTTGGACAGACTTGGAGACCTTGACCCTCATCAACACGTGGGGTGAAGACAGGATGCAGCATGAGCTGAGAGGGATCCACAGAACTGGACACATTTTCTCCGTTATATCCGACAAGATGGCCGCCCAGGGTTTCTCCCGAACACCAGAGCAGTGCCAAACACGTCTGAAGAGGCTGAGGTCGAGTTTCAGGCAGTGCTACCAAAACAA TATGAAGGGACAGGAGCAGGTCGAGTGTAAGTTCTATAACGAGCTGGGAAGAATTTTAGTGAAGGATTTCCTCTCAGGGCCACAAGAGGAGGAAACGCCTTCAGGAGAGCCCGAAGACAACGATGTCCCATCCTCCACTGGACCTGATGCAG AGTCTGCTGTAGGAGTTCAGGAAGACAGGAAGAAAGTCCCCTGGTCGGACAAAGAGACCATCATCCTGCTGGAGTTATGGGGAGACCAGCAG GTCCAGAAAAGCATGAGACGCTACCCACACAACGGTCACATATTCACTGAAATATCACAGAAACTCAACGCTAACAGCTACTCCCGCAGCCCCGATCAGTGCCACACCAGGATCAAACGCTTGAAAGCAAACTATCGGCAGTGTCGGGAAAACATGAG CTCTTCTGGCTCTGACAGAGTGGACTTTAAATTTTACGATCTGCTGGAACAAATCCTGGACAAGCAGCCGTCGACGTCCTCCACCATAATCACAGACTCCATCGAGATATCAGAAGACTCCAACAGTGAATCAGTGACTGAAACAG ATGGAGAAGTCAACATGTCTACAGACAAACCGGCGCCCAGCTCATGGTCAGACGGGGAGACTCTGGCGCTGATGGAGATCTGGGGCGTAGAAGACGTTCAGACAGCGCTGAGGGGCTTCGTCCACAACGGACACATTTACGCTGAGATCTCTGAAAGAATGCAGGAGCTCGGCTTCTTGAAAACCTCGGAGCAGTGCCGATGGAAAGTTAAATCTCTGAGGAACAACTTCAGACACTGCTACGACAGGAAGAA AAGTGGAAGAAGAGTGGATTATAGATTCTACAACCAGCTGGAACAGATCCTGGGACATGAGGCAGTGTCTCTAGATGAGTATGATGAGAGAGATGAGCAGGCAGACCTGGATCCAG AATCCAGTGCAGACGGTGTCACCACAGCATGGACGGAGCAGGAGACGGTCGCTCTGGTGGAGGTGTGGGCTACAGATGATGTGCAGCACAGCCTGAAAACCTGCGTGCGAAACGGGCACATATTCGCCGACATAGCAGAGAGGATGACCGCCACGGGATACCCGAGATCAGCTGAGCAGTGCCAAACTCGGATCAAAAGATTGAAGAAGGCGTACAGGCGCTTCTGCAACAGTCGGAG AAGTGGGCGGCCTGTTACTTTTCGATACTTCCACCTTCTTGCTCCGGTGCTCGGTGATGACTCTGTGCTTGCTGGTCGGGACAACACTGCTGCTGACTCAAACTCACAACCCGTGATGGACAAGGATCGTGACATGT ACGACCAGCCTTCAGGAAGTCACCTCCTGTCCGACCTGAGCAGAAAGACGCCCTGGTCGGACCAGGAGACTCGCACCCTGCTGGAGATCTGGGGTGAAGACCCGGTCCAGCTCACCCTGAGGGGCTGCCAGAAGAATCGCCACGTGTTCGAGTACATCTCTGAGAAGATGTGTGAGCGAGGATTTATCCGGACGTCAGAGCAGTGCTACACCCGCATCAAGCGCCTGAAACACGGCTTCCTGCATGAAAA GGAGGAATTTAAATTCTTCAGTGAAATGGATGAAATCTTCAGGAGTGAGCCACAAGCAGACAGCCAACTCGCTGACACGTCGATCCCAGATGAGCCGGACGACTACCAAGTCGTTTCTGGTCAAAAGACAG GTATACAGTGGATGGCTGAAAGCTCAAAGCTGCCCTGGAGCGACGGGGAGACTGAGGCCCTTCTGGACGTCTGGGGGAGCGAGGAGATCCAGGAGAACTTGAAGGGCTGCACCAAGAACAAACATATCTTTATCCAGATCTCTGAGGTCATGACCAGCCAGGGCTACATGCGCACTCCTGAACAGTGTCAGAGCAGGATCAAGAGGCTGAGGGCCAATTTCAGACAATTCCTTGAAGGCAGAAA aGGGGACAAACAGGAATGCAAATTCTTTGACCAGATGGTGCAGATCTTTGGTAGCAAGTATGTCACAAACAATGACGGACTGACCGACGACACAGCAGATGTTATAG
- the zgc:113263 gene encoding uncharacterized protein zgc:113263 isoform X1 → MEINNRTESGSSRGNDLPVHYYRLLAPPLQLLSAAVWQVVQQGLVDHYGMLEEFVTMVTELVPELMNYSQRAQLILGLRARLVLEMCRGEHPADMQTIQPHLDRIKAPVSSAKDHHVTINQVEESEVNFVELVHSLLEDPSERKYFFQEIFPVYFGPKYDEALEMLVWEFISRLEELLPVPDFTQLAALLRDAPSFLDDCLQSFFPPEDMKAVLKHHRNLGHFEEKDPRLLPMDDCILSSLSLPPGTKAAIKSTSCTPAFKDSNPPEHQGRLTAPFSTSSLERASRTSEGPKETRVPGSQERNAQSSFSTQTCDETIDLTASNETTHPDSAAGDNSQSLRGGRVLRKRKLSGGVDIPNSKQPPEGAHFLNSSVDDVNSGESPLISIWGEYTDSQEGPLPVITDSKVPWSDEETLHLIDIWGKDSVQRALKGCLKNRHIFTQIAHRMSERGYMRSVEQCQTRIKRLKKSFRQNNRGSSRIEYKFYEQLQHVLGSSAPSAVPEVTYDVEEVVDEEQDGDHDLQFVGHTSRLEIGTRSVPWTDLETLTLINTWGEDRMQHELRGIHRTGHIFSVISDKMAAQGFSRTPEQCQTRLKRLRSSFRQCYQNNMKGQEQVECKFYNELGRILVKDFLSGPQEEETPSGEPEDNDVPSSTGPDAESAVGVQEDRKKVPWSDKETIILLELWGDQQVQKSMRRYPHNGHIFTEISQKLNANSYSRSPDQCHTRIKRLKANYRQCRENMSSSGSDRVDFKFYDLLEQILDKQPSTSSTIITDSIEISEDSNSESVTETDGEVNMSTDKPAPSSWSDGETLALMEIWGVEDVQTALRGFVHNGHIYAEISERMQELGFLKTSEQCRWKVKSLRNNFRHCYDRKKSGRRVDYRFYNQLEQILGHEAVSLDEYDERDEQADLDPESSADGVTTAWTEQETVALVEVWATDDVQHSLKTCVRNGHIFADIAERMTATGYPRSAEQCQTRIKRLKKAYRRFCNSRRSGRPVTFRYFHLLAPVLGDDSVLAGRDNTAADSNSQPVMDKDRDMYDQPSGSHLLSDLSRKTPWSDQETRTLLEIWGEDPVQLTLRGCQKNRHVFEYISEKMCERGFIRTSEQCYTRIKRLKHGFLHEKEEFKFFSEMDEIFRSEPQADSQLADTSIPDEPDDYQVVSGQKTGIQWMAESSKLPWSDGETEALLDVWGSEEIQENLKGCTKNKHIFIQISEVMTSQGYMRTPEQCQSRIKRLRANFRQFLEGRKGDKQECKFFDQMVQIFGSKYVTNNDGLTDDTADVIET, encoded by the exons ATGGAAATAAACAACAGGACTGAAAGTGGAAGCAGCCGAG gtAATGATCTTCCAGTCCACTACTATCGCCTCCTGGCCCCGCCCCTGCAGCTTCTATCAGCTGCAGTGTGGCAGGTCGTGCAGCAGGGACTCGTGGACCACTACGGGATGCTGGAGGAGTTTGTCACCATGGTGACAGAGCTGGTCCCAGAGCTGATGAACTACAGTCAGAGAGCTCAGCTCATCCTGGGACTCAGAGCCAGG cTTGTTCTGGAGATGTGTCGAGGCGAGCACCCAGCTGACATGCAGACCATTCAGCCACATCTGGACAgaattaaagctcctgtcagCTCTGCCAAAGATCACCAT gtgACCATCAACCAGGTGGAGGAATCTGAGGTGAACTTTGTGGAGTTGGTGCATTCATTACTGGAGGATCCCTCTGAGAGAAAGTATTTCTTCCAG GAAATCTTCCCCGTGTACTTTGGCCCAAAGTATGACGAGGCCCTCGAGATGCTGGTGTGGGAGTTTATATCACGACTGGAGGAGCTGCTGCCAGTTCCTGACTTCACACAG ttgGCAGCTTTACTCAGAGATGCTCCGTCATTCCTCGATGACTGTTTACAATCCTTTTTCCCGCCGGAGGACATGAAGGCAGTACTCAAACACCACAGAAACCTTGGCCATTTTGAAGAAAAGG ATCCTCGATTATTACCCATGGATGACTGcatcctctcctccctgtctctgccTCCGGGGACCAAAGCTGCCATAAAGAGTACCTCCTGCACACCTGCGTTCAAAGACTCAAACCCTCCAGAGCACCAGGGACGTCTCACTGCTCCCTTCAGCACGAGCAGCCTGGAGAGGGCGAGCAGGACGAGTGAAGGACCTAAGGAGACGAGAGTCCCGGGTTCTCAGGAGAGGAACGCACAGAGCTCATTTAGCACACAGACATGTGATGAAACAATAGACCTCACTGCATCTAATGAGACCACCCACCCCGACTCTGCAGCTGGTGACAACAGCCAAAGCTTGAGAGGAGGGCGGGTTCTCAGGAAGAGGAAGCTGAGCGGAGGAGTGGACATTCCAAACAGCAAACAGCCTCCAGAGGGCGCACATTTTTT AAACTCGTCAGTGGATGATGTGAATTCAGGTGAATCTCCTCTGATCTCCATATGGGGAGAATATACAG ACTCTCAGGAAGGCCCCCTCCCAGTTATCACAGACTCTAAAGTCCCCTGGTCAGATGAGGAGACCCTCCACCTCATCGACATCTGGGGGAAAGACTCTGTGCAGCGGGCTCTGAAGGGCTGTCTGAAGAACCGTCACATCTTCACACAGATCGCACACAGGATGTCAGAGAGAGGCTACATGAGGTCGGTGGAGCAGTGTCAGACCAGGATCAAACGTCTGAAGAAAAGCTTCAGACAGAACAACAG AGGGAGCTCCAGGATCGAGTATAAGTTTTACGAGCAGCTGCAGCACGTGCTCGGCTCGTCGGCTCCCTCAGCCGTTCCCGAGGTCACCTATGATGTGGAAGAGGTCGTCGATGAAGAGCAAGACGGAGACCATGACTTACAGTTTGTCGGCCACACAAGCCGACTGGAAATCG GGACTAGAAGTGTTCCTTGGACAGACTTGGAGACCTTGACCCTCATCAACACGTGGGGTGAAGACAGGATGCAGCATGAGCTGAGAGGGATCCACAGAACTGGACACATTTTCTCCGTTATATCCGACAAGATGGCCGCCCAGGGTTTCTCCCGAACACCAGAGCAGTGCCAAACACGTCTGAAGAGGCTGAGGTCGAGTTTCAGGCAGTGCTACCAAAACAA TATGAAGGGACAGGAGCAGGTCGAGTGTAAGTTCTATAACGAGCTGGGAAGAATTTTAGTGAAGGATTTCCTCTCAGGGCCACAAGAGGAGGAAACGCCTTCAGGAGAGCCCGAAGACAACGATGTCCCATCCTCCACTGGACCTGATGCAG AGTCTGCTGTAGGAGTTCAGGAAGACAGGAAGAAAGTCCCCTGGTCGGACAAAGAGACCATCATCCTGCTGGAGTTATGGGGAGACCAGCAG GTCCAGAAAAGCATGAGACGCTACCCACACAACGGTCACATATTCACTGAAATATCACAGAAACTCAACGCTAACAGCTACTCCCGCAGCCCCGATCAGTGCCACACCAGGATCAAACGCTTGAAAGCAAACTATCGGCAGTGTCGGGAAAACATGAG CTCTTCTGGCTCTGACAGAGTGGACTTTAAATTTTACGATCTGCTGGAACAAATCCTGGACAAGCAGCCGTCGACGTCCTCCACCATAATCACAGACTCCATCGAGATATCAGAAGACTCCAACAGTGAATCAGTGACTGAAACAG ATGGAGAAGTCAACATGTCTACAGACAAACCGGCGCCCAGCTCATGGTCAGACGGGGAGACTCTGGCGCTGATGGAGATCTGGGGCGTAGAAGACGTTCAGACAGCGCTGAGGGGCTTCGTCCACAACGGACACATTTACGCTGAGATCTCTGAAAGAATGCAGGAGCTCGGCTTCTTGAAAACCTCGGAGCAGTGCCGATGGAAAGTTAAATCTCTGAGGAACAACTTCAGACACTGCTACGACAGGAAGAA AAGTGGAAGAAGAGTGGATTATAGATTCTACAACCAGCTGGAACAGATCCTGGGACATGAGGCAGTGTCTCTAGATGAGTATGATGAGAGAGATGAGCAGGCAGACCTGGATCCAG AATCCAGTGCAGACGGTGTCACCACAGCATGGACGGAGCAGGAGACGGTCGCTCTGGTGGAGGTGTGGGCTACAGATGATGTGCAGCACAGCCTGAAAACCTGCGTGCGAAACGGGCACATATTCGCCGACATAGCAGAGAGGATGACCGCCACGGGATACCCGAGATCAGCTGAGCAGTGCCAAACTCGGATCAAAAGATTGAAGAAGGCGTACAGGCGCTTCTGCAACAGTCGGAG AAGTGGGCGGCCTGTTACTTTTCGATACTTCCACCTTCTTGCTCCGGTGCTCGGTGATGACTCTGTGCTTGCTGGTCGGGACAACACTGCTGCTGACTCAAACTCACAACCCGTGATGGACAAGGATCGTGACATGT ACGACCAGCCTTCAGGAAGTCACCTCCTGTCCGACCTGAGCAGAAAGACGCCCTGGTCGGACCAGGAGACTCGCACCCTGCTGGAGATCTGGGGTGAAGACCCGGTCCAGCTCACCCTGAGGGGCTGCCAGAAGAATCGCCACGTGTTCGAGTACATCTCTGAGAAGATGTGTGAGCGAGGATTTATCCGGACGTCAGAGCAGTGCTACACCCGCATCAAGCGCCTGAAACACGGCTTCCTGCATGAAAA GGAGGAATTTAAATTCTTCAGTGAAATGGATGAAATCTTCAGGAGTGAGCCACAAGCAGACAGCCAACTCGCTGACACGTCGATCCCAGATGAGCCGGACGACTACCAAGTCGTTTCTGGTCAAAAGACAG GTATACAGTGGATGGCTGAAAGCTCAAAGCTGCCCTGGAGCGACGGGGAGACTGAGGCCCTTCTGGACGTCTGGGGGAGCGAGGAGATCCAGGAGAACTTGAAGGGCTGCACCAAGAACAAACATATCTTTATCCAGATCTCTGAGGTCATGACCAGCCAGGGCTACATGCGCACTCCTGAACAGTGTCAGAGCAGGATCAAGAGGCTGAGGGCCAATTTCAGACAATTCCTTGAAGGCAGAAA aGGGGACAAACAGGAATGCAAATTCTTTGACCAGATGGTGCAGATCTTTGGTAGCAAGTATGTCACAAACAATGACGGACTGACCGACGACACAGCAGATGTTATAG AGACCTGA